In Anopheles gambiae chromosome 2, idAnoGambNW_F1_1, whole genome shotgun sequence, a single window of DNA contains:
- the LOC133392040 gene encoding histone H2A, whose translation MSGRGKGGKVKGKAKSRSNRAGLQFPVGRIHRLLRKGNYAERVGAGAPVYLAAVMEYLAAEVLELAGNAARDNKKTRIIPRHLQLAIRNDEELNKLLSGVTIAQGGVLPNIQAVLLPKKTEKKA comes from the coding sequence ATGTCTGGCCgtggaaagggaggaaaggTAAAGGGAAAGGCAAAGTCCCGATCCAACCGTGCCGGTCTTCAGTTCCCCGTTGGCCGTATTCATCGTCTCCTGCGCAAGGGTAACTATGCCGAGCGCGTCGGTGCCGGAGCACCCGTGTATCTGGCAGCCGTCATGGAATACTTGGCCGCTGAAGTGCTTGAGTTGGCCGGAAACGCTGCCCGTGACAACAAGAAGACGCGCATCATCCCGCGTCATCTGCAGCTGGCCATCCGCAACGACGAGGAGTTGAACAAGCTGCTGTCCGGAGTAACCATCGCTCAGGGTGGTGTGCTGCCCAACATTCAGGCCGTGCTGCTGCCCAAGAAGACCGAAAAGAAGGCTTAA